The genomic DNA GCAATCGTGCTACTTGAGGTCACAAATGGGTACGTGCCAAAGTCTATGTCAAGGAGAGCCCCCTGCGCACCCTCAAACAGGACTCTCTTACCACCAGATATGAATTTGTTGACGATTATGGACGTATCCTTTATCCAGGGCCTCAACCTTTGGGCAAATCCCCTGTACTCTCCAACCATATCGTCGTAATTGGTTGTCTCGTGATGATAGTAGTTCTCCAGGAAGAAGTTTTTTTCCTCCACATTTGCTTTGAGTTTTTCTTCAAAGACATCAAAATGAAGCAAATCAATGGCCCTTATACCAATTCTATCCATCTTGTCAGTATAAGTCGGCCCTATTCCTCTGTGGGTGGTCCCAACCTTCTTTGACTCGCGTTTTATCTCCTTGGCCTCATCAAAGAGTTTATGGTAAGGCATGGTGATGTGTGCAGCCTCGCTGATAAAGAGGCGCCCATCGACCTCTATGTTTCTTGCGGAGAGCTCATCTACCTCGGAGAGGAGAACCCTGGGATCTATTACTACGCCGTTACCTAATACACACACCTTCCCGGGATGGAGAATTCCTATGGGGACCAGATGAAGTATGAATTCCTGCTTATCAATGACTACTGTGTGTCCGGCGTTTGCCCCACCCTGGAATCTGGCTACGAGATCTGCATCAGCGGAGAGAAGGTCAACTATCTTTCCCTTCCCTTCATCTCCCCATTGAGTCCCCACAATCACGAGGCTTGGCATGCTTGTTCCTCTTTACAAACCTCGGCAATAATACGCTTGAACCAAGGACTGTCAAGAACAAAATGTTCTACACAAAGTAGAAAGTACAGAGTACAGGGTACGAAGGACGAAATGCAAATCACCAAACAGAAGGCAGGGGATGAAGTTATTTTCTCCTTCGACAGGCTTAGGACCTTCGGGATTTTCGAAGGTGTTGGGTGGAAGTGAAGGGAGTTTCGCAATTTCGAAGGTGAGGGTGTGTGGGAAGGGAATTTCGTAGGTTAGGGGTTAGGGCTTGGGTGGGAAGACTGGTTTATGGGGTTCGACCATCACCACTTTCTCCCTCTCCACCATGACCGTGCCGGGTGGCGCCTTCCTCGGCTTTCGCACATATCTTCTCTCTGCATACGCCACAGGAACGACGCGGGAGGTTCGAGCCTTGCTGTAGTAGGCAGCTATGCTCGCAACCTCCTCTATGTCCTTCTTGCCCGGAATTTTTCCTGTCCCCTGAACTCTCATTATGGTGTGAGAGCCGGATGCAGAACTCGTATGAAAGAAAAGATCCTTCGGCTTAGCAAGATGGAAAGTGATCTCATCGTTCTCCCTGGCGCTTCTGCCAACAACCACCTCCCACCCTCCGCTCGTAACGAACCTTCTGTACTGTTTTTCGGCCTTCTCCTTTTTCGCTGTCGTTCGCTGTACAAGCCCCTCCTTTACCAGAACCTCCCTGAGCCCGTCCAGGTCAGCCTTTGAACTCGCCTTCTCCAAGCTCTTCTTGAGGGATTCAAGATGGGTAACAACTTCTTTTGACGAAGCCAGTCTCTTTTTGATTGCAGGGGGTGCTTTCTTCAACTTCTTGTATTTTTTGTAGTATCCCTGGGCTGTCTCCTGTGGACTCTTGCCCCGGGTGAGAGTTATCTTCAACTTTCTTTTT from candidate division TA06 bacterium includes the following:
- a CDS encoding adenylosuccinate synthase; translated protein: MPSLVIVGTQWGDEGKGKIVDLLSADADLVARFQGGANAGHTVVIDKQEFILHLVPIGILHPGKVCVLGNGVVIDPRVLLSEVDELSARNIEVDGRLFISEAAHITMPYHKLFDEAKEIKRESKKVGTTHRGIGPTYTDKMDRIGIRAIDLLHFDVFEEKLKANVEEKNFFLENYYHHETTNYDDMVGEYRGFAQRLRPWIKDTSIIVNKFISGGKRVLFEGAQGALLDIDFGTYPFVTSSSTIAGGACTGVGVGPSKIDSVLGVTKAYTTRVGAGPFPTEFSEKLEEKMRIKGREYGATTGRPRRCGWFDALLVRRAVRVSGIDRIAITKLDVLDGMNTLKICKGYMYEGEIVDEFPAQTAILGECTPIYEQIWGWSESTREARTLGELPSRARKYLDRISELVGAEVAAVSVGPRRDEVILTDSKFW